A single window of Loxodonta africana isolate mLoxAfr1 chromosome 10, mLoxAfr1.hap2, whole genome shotgun sequence DNA harbors:
- the ALDH6A1 gene encoding methylmalonate-semialdehyde/malonate-semialdehyde dehydrogenase [acylating], mitochondrial, producing MAAVIAAAAVRARILQVSSKVNSIWYPLSSFSSSSVSTVKLFIDGKFVESKSDKWIDIHNPATNEVIGRVPETTKAEMDAAIASCKRAFPAWADTSVLSRQQVLLRYQQLIKENLKEIARLITLEQGKTLADAEGDVFRGLQVVEHACSVTSLLLGETMPSITKDMDLYSYRLPLGVCAGIAPFNFPAMIPLWMFPMAMVCGNTFLMKPSERVPGATMLLAKLLQDSGAPDGTLNIIHGQHEAVNCICDHPDIKAISFVGSNQAGEYIFERGSRHGKRVQANMGAKNHGVVMPDANKENTLNQLVGAAFGAAGQRCMALSTVILVGEAKKWLTELVERAKNLRVNAGNQPGADLGPLITPQAKERVCNLIDSGNKEGASILLDGRKIKVKGYENGNFVGPTIISNVKPNMTCYKEEIFGPVLLVLETDTLDEAIKIVNENPYGNGTAIFTTNGATARKYSHLVDVGQVGVNVPIPVPLPMFSFTGSRASFRGDTNFYGKQGIQFYTQLKTITSQWKEEDATLSSPAVAMPTMGH from the exons ATGGCGGCAGTGATAGCAGCGGCAGCAGTGCGGGCCCGGATCCTGCAG GTTTCTTCCAAGGTGAACTCTATCTGGTATCCATtatcctccttctcttcctcttcagTG tcaaCTGTAAAACTCTTCATTGATGGGAAATTTGTTGAATCCAAAAGTGACAAATGGATTGACATCCACAACCCA GCCACCAATGAGGTAATTGGTCGGGTCCCTGAAACCACCAAGGCTGAAATGGATGCAGCCATTGCGTCCTGCAAACGTGCTTTTCCTGCATGGGCAGACACTTCAGTATTAAGCCGTCAGCAGGTCCTGCTCCGCTATCAACAACTTATTAAAGAAAACTTG AAAGAAATTGCCCGGTTAATCACTTTGGAACAAGGGAAGACCCTAGCTGATGCTGAAGGAGATGTATTTCGAGGCCTTC AGGTGGTTGAGCATGCCTGTAGTGTGACATCCCTCTTGTTGGGAGAGACCATGCCATCAATCACCAAAGATATGGACCTTTATTCCTACCGTCTGCCTCTGGGGGTGTGTGCAGGCATTGCTCCATTCAATTTTCCTGCCATGATCCCCCTTTGGATGTTTCCGATGGCCATGGTGTGTGGAAATACCTTCCTAATGAAACCATCAGAGCGAGTCCCTGGAGCAACAATGCTTCTTGCTAAGTTGCTCCAGGACTCTGGTGCTCCTGATGGAACACTGAATATCATCCATGGACAACATGAAG cTGTAAATTGTATTTGTGATCATCCGGACATCAAAGCAATCAGCTTTGTGGGCTCCAACCAGGCAGGAGAGTACATCTTCGAGAGAGGGTCAAGACACGGCAAGAGGGTTCAAGCCAATatg GGAGCCAAGAACCACGGAGTAGTCATGCCAGATGCCAATAAGGAAAATACTCTGAACCAGCTGGTTGGGGCAGCATTTGGAGCTGCTGGTCAGCGCTGCATGGCTCTTTCGACAGTGATCCTTGTTGGAGAAGCCAAGAAGTGGCTGACAGAACTAGTGGAGCGAGCCAAAAACCTGAGAGTCAATGCAG GCAACCAGCCTGGAGCTGATCTTGGCCCTCTGATTACTCCCCAGGCCAAAGAGCGAGTCTGTAATCTGATTGACAGTGGAAACAAGGAGGGAGCTTCCATCCTTCTTGATGGACGAAAAATTAAAGTCAAAGGCTATGAAAAtggcaactttgttggaccaacCATCATCTCAAATGTCAAG CCAAATATGACATGTTACAAAGAAGAGATTTTTGGTCCGGTTCTTTTGGTTCTGGAGACAGACACACTGGATGAAGCCATCAAGATTGTAAATGAAAACCCATATGGAAATGGAACTGCCATCTTCACCACCAATGGAGCCACTGCTCGGAAATATTCACACCTGGTGGACGTTGGACAG GTGGGTGTGAATGTCCCCATTCCAGTGCCTTTGCCAATGTTCTCATTCACTGGCTCTCGAGCTTCCTTCAGGGGAGACACCAATTTCTATGGCAAACAG GGCATCCAATTCTATACTCAGCTAAAGACCATCACTTCTCAGTGGAAAGAAGAAGATGCCACTCTTTCCTCACCTGCGGTAGCCATGCCTACCATGGGCCATTAG